From a single Rutidosis leptorrhynchoides isolate AG116_Rl617_1_P2 chromosome 5, CSIRO_AGI_Rlap_v1, whole genome shotgun sequence genomic region:
- the LOC139849194 gene encoding uncharacterized protein codes for MSSSSSSTLIQNKKRAAGALFALALNQVQIHQTRPLGTSIAADSFSNDRRLWVQHSSALLRPIFRFLDIDSSSWPDLEATATSSYVKRHVGSFLRVLAEESNDACPEADEQELALSKTVDAMVSRIETSPEHNEQKKQKHRAYTHEWREKFFVNESMAETKKYLKKKEEKDCKSPRTEQVSSVLTNEVDEKTFEEEASMIGNSRKVAVLYELLAACLANTPEDEKPKGYDARHRAALRLLATWFHLKWIKMVSIEFVISSSAMEVLKQRVGKENECAADDSLEKWKRGGLIGAAAVTGGTLMAITGGLAAPAIASGVSALAPTLGTIMPVIGAGGFAAVASATGSVAGSVAVAASFGAAGAGLSGAKMARRTGSVDEFEFKPVGETHNQGRLAVEILVAGFVFEEEDFLRPWEGQNDNMERYALQWESQHLIAVSTAIQDWLTSRIAMEMMKQGAMMTVLSSLLTALALPATLLTLTDIIDSKWSIAVDRSDKAGKLLAEVLVNGLQGNRPVTLVGFSLGARVIFKCLENLAETGNVGIVERVVLLGAPVAIKDENWEAVRKVVSGRFINAYSTNDWMLGVAFRASLLSQGLAGIQPVDVPGIENVDVTEVIDGHSSYLWGTPEILDRLDLDAYYPVFKVAQFED; via the exons AtgtcgtcgtcatcatcatcgacGTTAATACAAAACAAGAAACGTGCAGCCGGAGCTCTGTTTGCGTTAGCTCTAAATCAGGTTCAGATCCACCAAACCCGTCCATTGGGTACATCCATCGCAGCCGATTCTTTCTCCAATGATCGCCGTCTTTGGGTTCAACACTCCTCCGCTCTCCTCCGCCCCATTTTCAG GTTCCTAGATATTGACAGTTCATCTTGGCCTGATCTCGAAGCAACTGCTACCAGTTCTTATGTCAAACGTCACGTTGGATCT TTTTTACGAGTGTTGGCCGAAGAGAGTAATGATGCATGTCCAGAAGCCGATGAGCAGGAACTTGCATTGTCGAAAACTGTAGACGCAATGGTATCGAGAATAGAAACATCTCCAGAACATAATGAGCAAAAGAAACAAAAACATCGTGCGTATACGCACGAGTGGCGTGAAAAGTTTTTTGTTAATGAATCAATGGCTGAAACGAAAAAGTATCTTaagaaaaaagaagaaaaagatTGTAAATCGCCTAGGACCGAACAAGTGTCTAGTGTATTGACCAACGAAGTTGACGAAAAAACGTTCGAGGAAGAGGCGAGTATGATCGGTAACAGTAGGAAAGTTGCGGTTTTATACGAGCTTCTTGCAGCTTGTTTAGCGAATACACCTGAAGATGAGAAACCGAAGGGGTATGATGCTCGTCATCGTGCTGCTTTGAGGTTGTTGGCAACATGGTTTCATCTAAAGTGGATCAAAATGGTTT CGATTGAATTTGTTATTTCTTCTTCTGCAATGGAGGTATTGAAACAACGCGTTGGTAAAGAAAATGAGTGCGCCGCAGATGACTCGTTGGAGAAGTGGAAACGTGGTGGTCTGATCGGAGCCGCTGCAGTTACTGGCGGAACCTTGATGGCAATCACTGGTG GTTTAGCTGCTCCAGCGATTGCTTCTGGAGTGAGTGCTTTAGCTCCTACATTAGGAACCATTATGCCAGTTATCGGAGCTGGTGGTTTTGCTGCCGTTGCAAGTGCTACAGGGAGTGTTGCGGGTTCCGTTGCAGTTGCTGCCTCGTTCGGAG CTGCCGGGGCCGGACTTTCAGGTGCTAAGATGGCACGAAGAACAGGAAGTGTTGATGAGTTTGAGTTTAAACCAGTCGGTGAAACCCACAATCAAGGC AGACTGGCGGTTGAAATTTTGGTAGCGGGGTTCGTATTTGAAGAAGAAGATTTTTTAAGGCCTTGGGAAGGACAAAACGATAACATGGAAAG ATATGCACTACAATGGGAATCTCAGCATTTGATTGCTGTTAGCACTGCAATTCAGGATTGGCTTACATCGA GAATTGCAATGGAGATGATGAAACAAGGTGCTATGATGACAGTATTAAGCTCCCTTTTAACAGCATTAGCGTTGCCTGCCACGTTACTTACGCTAACTGACATCATCGACAGCAAGTGGTCTATTGCCGTTGACAG ATCTGACAAGGCTGGAAAGTTGCTTGCTGAAGTGTTGGTCAATGGATTGCAAGGTAACAG GCCTGTTACACTAGTTGGTTTCTCACTCGGGGCACGAGTAATATTCAAGTGTCTTGAGAATTTAGCAGAAACTGGTAATG TTGGCATTGTAGAAAGAGTTGTTCTTCTTGGAGCACCAGTTGCTATAAAAGATGAAAACTGGGAGGCTGTTAGGAAG GTTGTATCCGGCAGATTTATAAACGCTTATTCCACAAATGATTGGATGCTTGGTGTAGCCTTTCGTGCGAG TCTTCTTAGTCAAGGATTAGCCGGTATTCAACCAGTGGATGTTCCTGGAATCGAGAAT GTTGATGTTACTGAAGTCATCGACGGACACTCTTCTTATCTATGGGGTACTCCGGAGATACTAGATCGTCTTGATCTCGATGCGTATTATCCGGTTTTCAAAGTAGCTCAGTTTGAAGATTAG